One window of Bacteroides sp. AN502(2024) genomic DNA carries:
- a CDS encoding DEAD/DEAH box helicase: MKERPTNGQVIIVFTEHPILGILLMPYIAKKLDNGTLQLVEQAFHASPEVMSKMSEAERQAIKIASFYTEKYLMSVYSREKNVAHFLHKLSEDPKRMSGYVRPFIEKKLWEMLALIREHRLPFFQKQAGSKILYTHHAYQIHSHDVRIHFSFYADSHIFRYQLQASYEGEPLSLCKQKPVVMLTSTPVTLLLGMHLYFFPHIESIRLLPFTKRESISVDITQLEKYIDNIVIPIARYHEIDIKGIDIKEEKRACEIMLSTEDTIYNQKLLRLGFRYGDQTFAPDNTNNVKRIFYRAPSGQIAFFQRDIASEKKVFRYLTDAGLQSVSDIHFKLSPHATEKNIFEWIHRHRQMLQSDFQLTLQIGNHPYCSDEIRIEQSYDNGVDWFELHITVIIGDLHIPFSHFRKHILEEKREYLLPDGRLILLPEEWFSKYADLLTMGVATEKGIRLKHTFIGAVQTVLNDFKDKNCPNISPIKTIPVPKKLKATLRPYQQKGFSWMVHLREQKFGGCLTDDMGLGKTLQTLTLLQYVYDATDPEEENEPTEKETFAICSLSGQTNKEQIIESDGQLTLFSSFSEDGLLPPTNQIRKRNVTHMTSSPTQKKSRKPATLIIVPTSLLHNWKRETRHFTTLSIAEYNSTTAINNKHPERFFERFHLIFTTYGMMRNNIDVLRTYLFEYIILDESQNIKNSESLTFRSAIQLQGKYRLALTGTPIENSLKDLWAQFHFIQPDLLGTENSFQKQFAMPIRQGNTRIENQLQQLIAPFILRRSKKEVAPELPELTEETIYCGMTEEQKTCYEHEKNSLRNSLLQQPQHTDCLHSFSVLNGILRLRQLSCHPQLILPDYTGTSGKTAQIIETFDTLQSEGHKVLIFSSFVRHLEILAEAFHEQGWKYALLTGATHNRPSEIAHFTEQKDVQAFLISLKAGGVGLNLTQADYVFIIDPWWNPAAESQAIARAHRIGQDKQVIAYRFITQNSIEEKILHLQDEKRKLAETFVADSEPLPMLSNEQWADLL; this comes from the coding sequence ATGAAAGAGAGACCAACTAACGGACAAGTCATAATCGTTTTCACAGAGCATCCTATACTCGGAATATTGCTGATGCCCTATATTGCTAAAAAACTGGACAATGGAACCTTACAGTTGGTAGAACAAGCATTTCACGCCTCTCCCGAAGTGATGAGCAAGATGAGTGAGGCAGAAAGACAAGCGATCAAAATTGCTTCCTTTTATACAGAGAAATATTTAATGAGCGTTTATTCCCGTGAAAAGAACGTAGCACACTTTCTACACAAACTATCCGAGGATCCCAAGCGGATGTCGGGCTATGTCCGCCCGTTCATCGAGAAAAAGCTATGGGAAATGCTAGCATTAATCCGGGAACACAGACTGCCCTTTTTTCAGAAACAAGCCGGCAGCAAAATACTGTATACCCATCATGCCTATCAGATACACTCTCACGACGTCAGGATTCATTTCTCCTTTTACGCTGACAGCCACATTTTCCGCTATCAATTGCAAGCCAGCTACGAAGGGGAACCATTATCCCTCTGCAAGCAGAAACCTGTTGTGATGCTAACTTCCACACCGGTCACTTTACTACTAGGTATGCATTTATACTTCTTCCCACATATCGAGAGCATAAGACTTCTGCCTTTTACCAAAAGGGAATCCATCAGTGTGGATATCACCCAATTGGAAAAATACATAGACAATATTGTTATTCCGATAGCCCGTTATCATGAAATTGACATCAAAGGAATCGACATCAAAGAAGAGAAACGAGCATGCGAGATAATGCTGTCAACCGAAGATACCATCTATAACCAAAAATTATTGCGTCTAGGTTTCCGCTACGGAGATCAAACGTTTGCTCCCGACAATACAAACAATGTAAAAAGAATCTTTTATCGAGCTCCCTCCGGACAAATTGCGTTTTTCCAACGGGATATCGCTTCCGAAAAGAAAGTATTCCGCTATCTGACCGATGCAGGATTGCAATCTGTTAGTGATATACACTTTAAGCTATCGCCCCATGCAACCGAAAAAAACATATTCGAATGGATTCATCGTCACCGACAAATGTTACAGTCCGACTTTCAACTGACTCTTCAAATAGGAAATCACCCGTATTGTTCGGATGAAATACGCATTGAACAAAGCTATGACAACGGAGTTGACTGGTTCGAGCTACATATTACCGTTATCATCGGTGACTTACACATCCCTTTCTCACACTTCCGCAAACATATTCTCGAAGAAAAAAGAGAATATCTGCTGCCTGACGGACGCCTCATTCTTCTACCGGAAGAATGGTTCAGCAAATATGCTGATTTGCTCACCATGGGAGTCGCAACCGAAAAGGGAATCCGATTGAAACATACATTCATAGGTGCCGTACAGACAGTTCTGAATGACTTTAAAGATAAAAATTGCCCGAATATCAGCCCAATAAAAACAATTCCTGTACCGAAAAAGCTAAAAGCGACTTTGCGTCCTTATCAACAGAAAGGATTCTCATGGATGGTTCATCTGCGCGAGCAGAAATTCGGTGGTTGCTTGACTGACGATATGGGACTGGGGAAAACACTCCAGACACTTACTCTACTACAATATGTGTACGATGCAACCGACCCTGAAGAAGAAAACGAACCGACAGAAAAGGAGACATTTGCTATCTGCTCCTTGTCCGGACAGACGAACAAAGAACAGATAATCGAATCTGACGGACAACTTACTTTGTTTTCATCCTTTTCGGAAGACGGATTGTTACCACCAACGAATCAAATAAGAAAAAGAAATGTCACTCACATGACTTCCTCACCGACACAGAAAAAAAGTCGGAAACCCGCAACATTGATTATCGTCCCGACCTCACTGCTACACAACTGGAAACGGGAAACACGACACTTCACAACTCTTTCAATAGCAGAATATAACAGTACAACAGCCATTAATAATAAGCATCCGGAAAGATTTTTCGAACGTTTTCATCTGATATTCACCACGTATGGCATGATGCGGAACAACATTGATGTTCTCCGTACTTACTTGTTCGAATACATCATACTCGATGAAAGCCAAAATATCAAAAATAGTGAATCGCTCACCTTCCGGTCGGCAATTCAACTGCAAGGCAAATATCGGCTTGCACTTACAGGCACTCCTATAGAGAACTCACTAAAGGATCTATGGGCTCAATTTCACTTTATTCAACCAGATTTACTAGGCACAGAAAACTCTTTCCAAAAACAGTTCGCCATGCCAATCCGTCAGGGAAACACCCGCATAGAAAACCAATTGCAACAACTGATTGCCCCATTTATCCTCCGTAGAAGCAAGAAAGAAGTGGCTCCGGAACTTCCTGAACTTACCGAAGAGACAATCTACTGCGGTATGACCGAAGAGCAAAAAACTTGTTATGAGCATGAGAAAAACAGTCTGCGCAACAGCCTTCTTCAACAGCCTCAACATACTGACTGCCTCCATTCGTTTAGTGTATTAAATGGTATTTTACGTTTACGACAACTATCTTGCCACCCACAGCTTATCCTTCCCGACTATACCGGAACATCCGGAAAAACGGCACAGATAATCGAAACATTCGATACGTTACAGAGTGAAGGCCACAAGGTTTTAATTTTCTCTTCATTCGTAAGACATCTGGAGATACTGGCCGAAGCTTTCCACGAACAGGGTTGGAAATATGCCTTATTAACAGGAGCGACCCACAATCGTCCTTCCGAAATCGCCCATTTCACCGAACAAAAGGATGTCCAAGCATTCCTGATCTCACTAAAAGCAGGAGGTGTGGGACTTAATCTGACTCAAGCCGACTATGTATTTATCATAGACCCTTGGTGGAACCCCGCCGCCGAATCGCAAGCAATCGCCCGCGCCCATCGCATCGGGCAAGACAAACAAGTGATTGCTTACCGCTTCATTACTCAAAACAGTATCGAAGAAAAGATTCTTCATCTGCAAGATGAGAAACGGAAACTGGCGGAAACATTTGTTGCCGATAGTGAACCATTGCCTATGTTAAGCAACGAACAATGGGCAGACCTGCTCTAA
- a CDS encoding phosphoribosylglycinamide formyltransferase produces the protein MQCFAHFSLFCASNMKVMKKNIAIFASGSGSNAENIIRYFQENDSIQVSLILSNKSDAYVLERARRLGVPFNTFPKEDWIVGDEILAILQEYRIDLVVLAGFLVRVPDLLLHAYPNKIINIHPALLPKFGGKGMYGDRVHEAVVAAGEKESGITIHYINEHYDEGNTIFQATCSVLPTDSPDDVAKKVHALEYEYFPKIIEQVLSIKY, from the coding sequence ATGCAATGTTTTGCACATTTTTCACTGTTTTGTGCATCGAATATGAAAGTTATGAAGAAAAATATCGCAATTTTTGCTTCCGGTTCCGGTTCAAACGCCGAGAATATTATCCGGTATTTCCAAGAAAACGATTCCATTCAGGTTTCGTTGATACTTTCTAATAAAAGTGATGCATATGTTTTGGAACGTGCGCGTCGCTTGGGGGTGCCTTTCAACACATTCCCAAAAGAGGATTGGATAGTCGGAGATGAAATTTTGGCTATTTTGCAGGAGTACCGCATTGATCTTGTCGTGCTGGCTGGTTTTCTGGTTCGTGTGCCGGATTTGCTTTTGCATGCTTATCCCAATAAAATTATAAATATACATCCTGCTCTTCTGCCAAAGTTCGGAGGTAAGGGAATGTATGGCGACCGGGTTCATGAAGCAGTGGTCGCTGCCGGTGAAAAAGAAAGCGGCATCACTATACATTATATAAATGAGCATTACGATGAAGGAAATACAATCTTCCAAGCTACTTGCTCTGTCCTCCCGACCGATTCTCCGGATGATGTGGCTAAGAAAGTACATGCTTTGGAATATGAATACTTCCCGAAAATCATAGAACAGGTATTGAGTATTAAATATTAG
- the rnc gene encoding ribonuclease III, producing MRALSSRNTQSNIVLRDKINKIRLLFRKNRESYLCFYRILGFYPHNIQLYEQALLHKSTSIRSDKGRPLNNERLEFLGDAILDAIVGDIVYKRFEGKREGFLTNTRSKIVQRETLNKLAVEIGLDKLIKYSTRSSSHNSYMYGNAFEAFIGAIYLDQGYERCKQFMEQRIINHYIDLEKISRKEVNFKSKLIEWSQKNKMEVSFELIEQFFDPESNPVFQTEVRIEGVPAGTGTGYSKKESQQNAAQMAIKKVKEPAFMSTIEEIKAQHSATVTETETEMEVKPAETPETNQSKSPYDAPEPPNRDLQ from the coding sequence ATGCGTGCGTTATCTTCAAGAAATACGCAGAGTAATATCGTGTTACGTGACAAAATAAATAAGATAAGGCTCTTGTTCCGTAAGAATAGAGAGTCTTATCTTTGTTTTTACCGGATACTCGGGTTCTACCCACACAACATTCAGCTTTATGAGCAGGCCCTTCTGCACAAATCGACTTCTATCCGCTCCGACAAAGGACGTCCCCTCAACAATGAACGGCTGGAATTTCTAGGCGACGCCATCCTTGACGCCATTGTGGGAGATATTGTCTACAAACGTTTCGAAGGGAAACGGGAAGGTTTCCTAACCAATACACGTTCCAAGATTGTACAACGGGAAACATTGAACAAATTGGCTGTTGAAATCGGTTTGGACAAGCTCATCAAGTATTCTACCCGCTCCTCCTCTCATAACAGCTATATGTACGGAAATGCTTTTGAAGCATTTATCGGAGCTATTTATCTGGATCAGGGATATGAACGTTGTAAGCAGTTTATGGAGCAACGGATCATCAACCACTATATCGATCTGGAGAAAATATCCCGAAAAGAGGTCAATTTCAAATCCAAGCTCATCGAGTGGAGCCAAAAAAATAAGATGGAGGTTTCCTTTGAATTAATTGAGCAGTTTTTCGACCCTGAAAGCAACCCGGTATTCCAAACTGAAGTACGCATCGAAGGAGTTCCGGCAGGAACGGGTACGGGGTATTCCAAGAAAGAATCTCAACAGAATGCTGCCCAAATGGCTATAAAGAAGGTAAAAGAACCTGCATTTATGTCAACCATCGAAGAGATCAAAGCACAACATTCTGCAACGGTTACTGAAACGGAAACAGAAATGGAGGTTAAACCTGCAGAAACTCCGGAAACTAACCAAAGCAAATCCCCATACGACGCCCCTGAACCACCAAATCGTGATCTTCAGTGA
- a CDS encoding ATP-dependent 6-phosphofructokinase → MRIGILTSGGDCPGINATIRGVCKTAINYYGMEVIGIHSGFQGLLTKDVESITDKSLSGLLNLGGTVLGTSREKPFKKGGVVSDVDKPSLISQNIREMGLDCVVCIGGNGTQKTAAKFAAMGVNIVSVPKTIDNDIWGTDISFGFDSAVSIATDAIDRLHSTASSHKRVMVIEVMGHKAGWIALYSGMAGGGDVILVPEIAYDIKNIGNTILGRLKKGKPYSIVVVAEGIQTDGRKRAAEYIAQEIEYETGIETRETVLGYIQRGGSPTPFDRNLSTRMGGHATELIANGQFGRMVTLKGDDIASIPLEEVAGKLKLVTEDHDLVVQGRRMGICFG, encoded by the coding sequence ATGAGAATTGGAATCTTAACATCCGGCGGGGACTGTCCCGGTATCAATGCCACCATTCGTGGCGTGTGTAAGACTGCTATCAATTATTATGGGATGGAAGTAATAGGCATTCACAGCGGTTTTCAGGGCTTGTTGACTAAGGATGTCGAATCTATTACAGATAAGTCGCTTTCCGGCCTGCTGAATTTGGGTGGAACGGTATTAGGAACTTCCCGTGAGAAGCCTTTCAAGAAAGGAGGGGTTGTCTCGGATGTTGACAAACCGTCTTTAATCTCTCAGAATATCCGGGAGATGGGACTGGATTGTGTTGTTTGTATCGGTGGAAATGGGACACAGAAGACTGCGGCCAAGTTTGCTGCAATGGGAGTTAATATCGTGTCTGTTCCCAAGACTATTGATAACGATATTTGGGGCACAGACATTTCTTTTGGCTTCGATTCGGCGGTGAGTATTGCTACCGATGCTATTGACCGTTTACACTCCACCGCAAGTTCGCACAAAAGGGTGATGGTGATTGAAGTGATGGGGCATAAAGCGGGTTGGATTGCTTTGTATTCCGGTATGGCAGGAGGAGGGGATGTGATTCTCGTTCCTGAAATCGCTTATGACATTAAGAATATCGGCAATACGATTCTAGGAAGACTAAAGAAAGGCAAACCCTATTCTATTGTAGTGGTAGCAGAAGGTATTCAGACAGATGGGCGTAAACGTGCTGCAGAATATATCGCACAGGAAATTGAATATGAAACCGGCATAGAAACCCGTGAAACTGTTTTGGGGTATATTCAGCGTGGCGGTTCACCTACTCCTTTCGACCGTAATCTTTCTACCCGTATGGGCGGGCATGCAACAGAATTGATTGCTAATGGTCAATTCGGTCGTATGGTGACTTTAAAAGGGGATGATATAGCATCTATCCCTCTTGAAGAAGTTGCAGGAAAGCTGAAGTTAGTCACTGAAGATCACGATTTGGTGGTTCAGGGGCGTCGTATGGGGATTTGCTTTGGTTAG
- a CDS encoding GH3 auxin-responsive promoter family protein produces the protein MNITKIISKTFDSRLKQIDLYASQASEIQHRVLSRLTHQAAQTEWGRKYDYSSIRNYEDFRKRVPIQTYEEIKPYVERLRAGEQNLLWPSEIRWFAKSSGTTNDKSKFLPVSKESLEDIHYRGGKDAVALYFRINPNSHFFSGKGLILGGSHSPNLNSNHSLVGDLSAILIQNVNPLINFIRVPSKKIALMSEWETKIEAITNSTIPVNVTSLSGVPSWMLVLIKRVLEKTGKQTLEEVWPNLEVFFHGGVAFTPYREQYKQVIQTPKMHYVETYNASEGYFGTQNDLSDPAMLLMIDYGIFYEFVPLEEVGKENPRAYCLEEVELNKNYAMVISTSCGLWRYMIGDTVKFTRKNPYKFIITGRTKHFINAFGEELIVDNAEKGLAKACSETGAQISEYTAAPVFMDENAKCRHQWLIEFAKMPDSVERFAAILDARLKEVNSDYEAKRWKDIALQPLEVIVAREGLFHDWLAQKGKLGGQHKVPRLSNTREYIETMLALNNSIPSKEQPQPRHH, from the coding sequence ATGAATATTACAAAAATTATTAGCAAGACTTTCGATTCCCGTTTAAAACAGATAGACCTCTATGCAAGTCAGGCTAGTGAGATACAACATCGTGTGTTAAGCCGGTTAACACATCAGGCCGCCCAAACAGAATGGGGGAGAAAGTACGATTATTCCTCTATTCGTAACTATGAAGATTTCCGCAAACGTGTTCCTATCCAGACATACGAAGAAATCAAACCTTATGTAGAACGTTTGCGAGCCGGGGAGCAGAATCTGCTTTGGCCATCGGAGATACGCTGGTTTGCCAAATCATCCGGAACGACTAATGATAAAAGTAAATTCCTTCCCGTCAGCAAAGAGTCACTGGAAGATATTCATTACAGAGGGGGAAAAGATGCGGTAGCTCTTTATTTCCGCATCAATCCGAATAGCCATTTTTTCTCTGGCAAGGGATTGATTCTTGGAGGTAGCCATAGCCCGAACCTCAACTCCAACCATAGTTTGGTAGGAGATTTATCCGCTATTCTGATTCAAAATGTGAATCCGCTTATCAATTTCATTCGTGTACCCAGCAAGAAAATTGCATTGATGAGCGAATGGGAAACTAAAATTGAAGCAATCACCAACAGTACTATTCCGGTAAATGTGACAAGCTTGTCCGGTGTACCTTCATGGATGCTGGTGCTTATCAAACGGGTTCTTGAGAAAACAGGGAAACAGACTTTGGAAGAAGTATGGCCCAATCTGGAAGTATTTTTCCACGGTGGAGTGGCTTTCACTCCTTATCGTGAGCAATATAAGCAGGTGATTCAAACACCGAAGATGCATTATGTAGAGACTTATAATGCTTCGGAAGGATATTTCGGAACTCAAAACGATCTTTCCGATCCTGCCATGTTATTAATGATTGACTACGGAATTTTCTACGAATTTGTTCCGTTAGAGGAAGTGGGTAAAGAAAATCCACGGGCTTACTGTCTTGAAGAAGTCGAGCTCAACAAGAACTATGCAATGGTTATTTCTACTTCTTGCGGTTTATGGAGATACATGATTGGTGATACGGTGAAGTTTACCAGAAAGAATCCCTATAAGTTTATCATCACAGGAAGAACGAAGCATTTCATCAACGCATTTGGTGAAGAGCTGATTGTCGATAACGCTGAAAAAGGATTGGCAAAGGCTTGTTCCGAAACCGGAGCACAAATTAGTGAATACACCGCGGCACCTGTGTTTATGGATGAGAATGCAAAATGTCGGCACCAGTGGTTAATTGAGTTCGCTAAGATGCCGGATTCAGTAGAAAGATTTGCAGCGATACTTGATGCCAGACTGAAAGAGGTTAACTCCGATTATGAGGCCAAACGTTGGAAAGACATAGCTTTACAACCGCTAGAAGTGATCGTTGCCCGTGAGGGATTATTCCATGATTGGCTAGCACAGAAAGGAAAGCTGGGAGGACAACATAAAGTCCCCAGATTAAGTAATACGCGCGAATATATAGAAACAATGTTAGCGCTGAATAATAGTATTCCTTCGAAAGAACAACCCCAACCAAGACATCACTGA
- the fabF gene encoding beta-ketoacyl-ACP synthase II codes for MELKRVVVTGLGAITPVGNSVSEFWESIVNGVSGAGPITHFDASLFKTQFACEVKNFDATKYIDRKEARKMDLYTQYAIVVAKEAVNDSGLDIEKEDLNKIGVIFGAGIGGIHTFEEEVGNYYTRQEMGPKFNPFFIPKMISDIAAGQISIMYGFHGPNYATCSACATSTNAIADAFNLIRLGKANVIVSGGSEAAIFPAGVGGFNAMHALSTRNDEAAKASRPFSASRDGFVMGEGGGCLILEELEHAKARGAKIYAEVAGVGMSADAHHLTASHPEGLGAKLVMKNALEDAEMDPKEVDYINVHGTSTPVGDISEAKAIKEIFGDHAFELNISSTKSMTGHLLGAAGAVESIVSILAIKNDIVPPTINHEEGDNDENIDYNLNFTFNKAQKREVNVALSNTFGFGGHNACVIFKKYAE; via the coding sequence ATGGAATTAAAAAGAGTGGTAGTAACAGGTCTTGGCGCCATTACTCCCGTTGGTAATAGTGTTTCCGAATTTTGGGAAAGCATTGTGAACGGGGTTAGTGGAGCAGGGCCTATTACTCATTTTGACGCGTCGTTATTCAAGACCCAATTCGCGTGCGAAGTGAAAAACTTCGATGCAACGAAATACATAGATCGCAAAGAAGCAAGAAAGATGGATTTGTATACTCAATATGCCATCGTTGTTGCTAAAGAAGCGGTAAACGATTCCGGTCTTGATATCGAGAAAGAAGATTTGAACAAAATCGGTGTTATTTTTGGCGCCGGTATTGGTGGTATACATACATTTGAAGAAGAGGTAGGTAACTACTACACTCGTCAGGAAATGGGTCCGAAGTTTAATCCGTTCTTCATTCCAAAGATGATTTCGGATATTGCAGCCGGACAAATTTCTATCATGTATGGTTTCCATGGCCCTAACTACGCGACTTGTTCAGCATGTGCAACTTCAACCAATGCCATTGCAGATGCTTTCAACCTGATTCGTTTGGGTAAAGCAAATGTAATTGTATCCGGTGGTTCGGAAGCAGCTATCTTCCCGGCAGGTGTAGGCGGTTTCAACGCTATGCACGCCTTGTCAACACGCAACGATGAAGCTGCAAAAGCTTCACGTCCGTTTAGCGCAAGCCGCGATGGTTTCGTGATGGGCGAAGGTGGCGGTTGCTTGATTCTGGAAGAGCTGGAACACGCTAAAGCCCGTGGTGCAAAAATTTATGCAGAAGTTGCCGGTGTAGGTATGTCTGCTGATGCACATCACTTGACTGCTTCTCATCCGGAAGGTCTGGGAGCAAAATTGGTGATGAAAAATGCACTTGAAGATGCGGAAATGGATCCGAAAGAAGTAGATTACATCAACGTACATGGTACATCTACTCCGGTTGGTGATATTTCAGAAGCCAAAGCAATCAAGGAAATATTCGGTGATCATGCGTTCGAGTTGAACATCAGCTCAACCAAATCAATGACAGGTCACTTGCTGGGAGCTGCCGGTGCGGTAGAATCTATTGTAAGTATCCTTGCCATCAAGAACGATATTGTTCCTCCGACTATCAACCACGAAGAAGGTGACAACGACGAGAATATTGACTATAACCTTAATTTCACGTTCAACAAAGCACAGAAACGCGAAGTTAATGTTGCCCTGTCCAACACATTCGGATTTGGCGGTCACAATGCGTGCGTTATCTTCAAGAAATACGCAGAGTAA
- the mnmA gene encoding tRNA 2-thiouridine(34) synthase MnmA: protein MMEENKRVLLGMSGGTDSSVAAMRLLDAGYEVIGVTFRFYELDGSTEYLEDARNLAERLGIRHITYDAREIFSKRIIEYFVQEYLAGRTPVPCTLCNNYLKWPLLAKIADEMGVFYIATGHYAQNIQLNNTFYITYAADSDKDQTFFLWGLKQDILCRMLLPMGNITKVEARAWAAEHGFHKVATKKDSIGVCFCPMDYRTFLKKRLAQNGEALAREGQMLEESQSWVEDCQRLVGGNQVRLNQIKRGRFVDEKGDFIAWHEGYPFYTIGQRRGLGIHLNRPIFVKEINPEKNEVVLASLSALEKTEMWLVDWNLVNPERTLGHPDVIVKIRYRKQENHGTITITPDHLLHVQLHEPLTAIAPGQAAAFYKDGLLLGGGIIANAR from the coding sequence ATGATGGAGGAAAACAAACGAGTATTACTTGGAATGAGCGGTGGTACAGATAGTTCTGTGGCTGCTATGCGATTGCTGGACGCCGGTTATGAAGTAATCGGAGTAACCTTTCGTTTTTATGAATTGGATGGTTCGACAGAGTATCTGGAAGATGCCCGTAATCTGGCAGAACGGTTAGGAATACGGCATATAACATACGATGCCCGTGAAATATTCAGTAAGCGGATTATTGAATATTTTGTGCAGGAGTATTTGGCAGGGCGGACTCCAGTCCCTTGTACATTGTGTAATAATTACTTAAAATGGCCTTTGCTTGCTAAAATTGCCGATGAAATGGGCGTTTTCTATATTGCTACCGGTCACTATGCACAGAATATACAACTGAATAATACCTTTTACATCACTTATGCTGCTGATTCGGATAAGGATCAAACCTTTTTTCTATGGGGGTTGAAACAAGATATTCTTTGTCGGATGTTGTTGCCAATGGGAAATATTACAAAAGTGGAAGCCCGTGCTTGGGCTGCCGAACATGGGTTCCATAAGGTAGCAACCAAGAAGGACAGTATAGGCGTTTGTTTTTGTCCAATGGACTATCGGACTTTTCTGAAAAAACGGTTGGCTCAAAATGGTGAGGCATTGGCAAGGGAAGGGCAGATGCTGGAGGAGAGTCAATCATGGGTTGAAGATTGTCAGAGATTGGTTGGAGGCAATCAGGTAAGACTCAATCAAATAAAACGAGGAAGATTTGTCGATGAGAAGGGCGATTTTATTGCCTGGCATGAGGGATATCCCTTTTATACCATTGGACAAAGACGTGGCTTGGGCATTCATTTAAACCGTCCTATATTTGTGAAAGAGATTAATCCAGAAAAGAATGAAGTCGTATTGGCTTCTCTTTCAGCTTTGGAGAAAACAGAAATGTGGTTGGTAGACTGGAATCTTGTTAATCCGGAGCGTACTTTGGGGCATCCTGACGTCATTGTGAAAATACGGTATCGCAAACAGGAAAACCACGGTACGATTACCATTACACCGGATCATTTACTACATGTGCAACTTCACGAGCCTTTAACTGCCATTGCTCCGGGACAGGCTGCCGCATTCTATAAAGACGGTTTATTATTGGGAGGAGGAATCATTGCCAACGCCCGGTAA
- a CDS encoding acyl carrier protein yields the protein MSEIASRVKAIIVDKLGVEESEVTNEASFTNDLGADSLDTVELIMEFEKEFGISIPDDQAEKIGTVGDAVSYIEEHAK from the coding sequence ATGTCTGAAATTGCATCAAGAGTAAAAGCGATTATCGTTGATAAATTAGGCGTAGAAGAATCAGAAGTTACTAACGAAGCAAGCTTCACTAACGACCTGGGAGCAGATTCTCTTGACACTGTAGAACTTATCATGGAATTCGAAAAAGAATTCGGTATCTCTATTCCTGATGACCAAGCAGAAAAGATTGGTACTGTAGGTGATGCTGTATCTTATATCGAAGAACACGCTAAGTAA